AAGAAGCCATCAGGGCCCTCGACAGAGCCGTCAAGGAGAATCCGCACAACCTCCAGGCCTGGTACCTGCTCGGGCTCTCGCACATGCAGCGTCGGCAGTGGGCCGACGCCGAGCGCTGCCTGCTTCAGGTCGTGGCTATCGACTCGCGCAGCTACAACGCCTGGGTCCAGCTGGGAGACTGCGCGGCCTCTCAGGGGCAGTTCGAGCGTGGACGAGATTTCGTGCGCCGCATCCTCGCGTATGATCAGCGCTCGTTCTACGCCTACTACGCGCTGGGTGTCATCGACTATCGAGAGGGACGAATCGGGCCCGCCAAAGCCAACTTCGATCACAGCCGCGCCCTGTACGAAGACTTCGCGCCCACCTGGGTGAACCTGGCGGTGTGCTCGTACAACCAGCACCTCTTCCAGATCGCGCTGCAACAGATCCGCCACGCGGTCATCATCGAGCCCAAGAAGGCGTCGGCCCTGTTCCTCATGGGGTGGATCGCCACCATGGCGAACGACCTGGGCACGGGAAACCTGGCCTTTCGAAATCTCTTCGACAGCGACAAGCGGGGAACCGCCTACACCGATACCGCGAGGGCCTTCATCTCGCTGCAGGGCGGCAATGTGGCGCAGGCCCACACCTGGCTGCGCGAGGCCCTGAAGAAAGACCCGGACCTCGTGAAGGCCCGCGTGCTCGAAGCCATGGTGCTGGTGAAGGAAGGCCGCAAGAGCGAGGCGATCACCGCGCTGCAACAGACGCTCGAGCTCGACCCCCTCGATTTTGATGCGCGTGATGTGCTGACGCACCTCGGTGTCACGCCGCCTCCCTATGGGCCAGCCCGCCTGCCGGGGCAGCCTTCGAAGATCGTGCCCGCGGCGTCTCCCAGCGTAGCCCCTTCGCCAGCGACGGCGGCCTCCCCGGCGCCGTCACCGCTCCCTGGCGCGACCCCCGCGCCATCGCCCTCGACGAGCGGGAAGGCGCCGTCGCGCGTCCCCGCGAGGTCTCCGCTGCCGCCACCGCCGCCGGGCGTTCCGCGCCGATGAGGGTTGCGGTGGGGGCGTTGATCGGGGTGCTTCTGGCGTGTGGCCTGCTGGCCTCTTCGTGCGCGCCGGTGGCGCAGCGCTCGGCTGATCTCGAGTTCTGGACGCTCTCGCTCAAACCGACCTATACCGATTATGTCGAGGGATTGCGCCGCGACTTCGAGCGGGAGACCCCGGACCTGCGGGTGGCCTGGCTCGACCTGCCGGAGCGCGTTCTCTTCCTGAAGCTGCTGGCCTCTGTCGCGGCGGGGGATCCCCCCGATCTGGTGAACGTGGGCACGGTGGAGGCGAACCGCCTCGCGGCTCGTCACGCGCTCGTGAGCACCGACGGGATCGTCGATGACGCAGCGCGTCGCCGCTACTTCCCGCAGCTGTGGAACGCGGTTCATCTCGACGGCAAGAGCTTTTCGATACCCTGGTATGTCTCGGTCTCGGTGCTGATGTACAACAAGGACATGTTCCGCGCCGCGGGGCTCGATCCGTCGCGCCCTCCCACGACGTGGGATGAGATCGAGGCCGCCGCCCGCGCCGTGCGCAAGAGCGGTCAGTACGGCTACCTTCCCGTGATTCGCATCCTCGAG
The Pseudomonadota bacterium genome window above contains:
- a CDS encoding tetratricopeptide repeat protein, coding for MNLRRVALIAVAALSLAPGIGQGAPAPPKAAPPSKPGAAKEPEPTGVFGEGQQLFKVGRWEEAIRALDRAVKENPHNLQAWYLLGLSHMQRRQWADAERCLLQVVAIDSRSYNAWVQLGDCAASQGQFERGRDFVRRILAYDQRSFYAYYALGVIDYREGRIGPAKANFDHSRALYEDFAPTWVNLAVCSYNQHLFQIALQQIRHAVIIEPKKASALFLMGWIATMANDLGTGNLAFRNLFDSDKRGTAYTDTARAFISLQGGNVAQAHTWLREALKKDPDLVKARVLEAMVLVKEGRKSEAITALQQTLELDPLDFDARDVLTHLGVTPPPYGPARLPGQPSKIVPAASPSVAPSPATAASPAPSPLPGATPAPSPSTSGKAPSRVPARSPLPPPPPGVPRR